A window of Candidatus Bathyanammoxibius amoris genomic DNA:
ATATTCTCGCTCTCAGTGTATACAAAATGGAGCTAGCGGAGGGAGTTGAACCCACAACCTGCTGATTACAAATCAGCTGCTCTACCGTTGAGCTACGCTAGCACTTAGAACGCCTTATTATAGAAATCCCGGCCTTATTTGCAAGAGAGAAAAATTCGTTTTGCCAACGGGGCGGGAATGCTCTATAATTGTCTTCTGTAACATGATTTAAATGGAGTATTTGATGCGGTTTATCGTAATCCCGGTCATAATCGCGTTTTGCCCCGTCGCCCTTGCCTCTACGGAAGTATTCTTCTCACCGGCAGATAGCGCTCAACAGCGCCTTGTCGCCGGCATAAATGAAGCCAAAACCTCCCTGGACATCGCTTCCTTTCAGTTCACGTCCGTCGATATCGCCGAGGCCCTCATCGAGGCCAAAGACCGGGGCGTACGCATACGGTTCCTGGCAGACGAAAAGGAGTCCGGGGCTGGCTCATCGTTGATCGCTTCTCTGGAGGATGAGGGACTGGACGGGAAGGAGGACATAAAATACTTAAAGGCCCGGTTCGGCGGTAGAATGCACCACAGCTTCATAATCTTCGACTCTAACGCCGTATTAACCGGTTCTTACAACCTGACGGAATATTCAGACAAATTTAACTTCGAAAACGCCATCTTCACCAACGACTCCCGGCTCGTAGCAAAATATCAGATACAGTTCAATAAACTATATGGAGAACCCATAGCGACTACCGCCGTCCCGGAGAAAGAGACAATGATGGCAAAAAAGGGGCCAGGGCGGTTTATTGCCCTAAGCCTCTCCCACCTTGGCAGACTCCTGGGACAGGACTCTACGTTGTCCGACTCTGAGAAAAAAACAATGTGGAGTCACTACAAAGACCGTTATATTCACGGCGAAGGAGAAATTGTTTCGAGTTCCATCGATCCGTCAACGGGTCCGACGGTAGTTATAAGAGACAGGCTGGGCACAGGGGTGGAGATACTCCTGGACGCCGACGAGACCGATAAGGTCTCCAAGACGTCGGGCGGCGGGATGGTAGGTTTCACAGGCAGGTTAATAGCGCGTCCCGGGGCCACGCACAACTACTTCAAGCTCGACCGCGGCAGTCTTAAATAATAGGGGAGGGAAGGACATGTCCAGAAGTAATCGTGCCTGCATACTTATATTTTCCTTTTTTCTTATCATGCTCGTCCCCCTCTCACCACAGGCGGCTGTGGCCGTGGAGGAGGAAGATTTTGTACACCTGTTGTCGCAAGCCGTTCAATCTATAAAGCAAGGCAGGTATGACGACGCGCTTAAGGCCTTTGACAAGGCACTGGAGATTAAACCCGAGGACTGCAAGGTCTGGGCCCATAAGGCCCAGTTGCTCGATCAAATGAGGCGGTATAAAGAGGCCGCAGAGGCATACGGCAGGGCCACAGGCATTAACCCCAACTATTACGAGGCCTGGATCAACGCAGGCCTGGCACTGGTGCGGGTTCAGGAAGACCACGAAAAACAGGTGGAAAGGGCCATCGAGTGCTATGACAGGGCGATAGAGATTAAACCCCGCTCGTATCAGGCGTACCTCAACAAGGGCAACGCCCTCACCAGGCTGCGGAGATACGAAGAGGCGC
This region includes:
- a CDS encoding phospholipase D-like domain-containing protein — translated: MRFIVIPVIIAFCPVALASTEVFFSPADSAQQRLVAGINEAKTSLDIASFQFTSVDIAEALIEAKDRGVRIRFLADEKESGAGSSLIASLEDEGLDGKEDIKYLKARFGGRMHHSFIIFDSNAVLTGSYNLTEYSDKFNFENAIFTNDSRLVAKYQIQFNKLYGEPIATTAVPEKETMMAKKGPGRFIALSLSHLGRLLGQDSTLSDSEKKTMWSHYKDRYIHGEGEIVSSSIDPSTGPTVVIRDRLGTGVEILLDADETDKVSKTSGGGMVGFTGRLIARPGATHNYFKLDRGSLK